The Paramormyrops kingsleyae isolate MSU_618 chromosome 12, PKINGS_0.4, whole genome shotgun sequence region TTCATCGACGGTTTGAAAGGATTCTCTTGACTGGTTTTGTGAGGAGGTGTGGTGGGTGGTGTCAGACCTgtgagggcgggggggggggacgataAAACAGAACGGAATTATAATAATAGGATGCCCTGCAGCCTGTTTACAGACAGCGGACACACAGGCTTGATTAAAATATTCACTTTCATCGCACTTAATCCTCATCCGTATTTTACTGCAACCATGACAGATTAATGTAATGCTCTGTGTAACTTAATATAGCAAAGTAGTACATGGCGGAAGCACTGCACCCTATCCTGACCTTGGCAAATCCCGCCGCATGAGAAGTCACATGCTGAGACCAGGAATAACAAGAGAAGACAGCATGCCAGCATTACCActcaaccttttccatgataaCCTATGTGCCACGTGCCTTTCGTCCAGTTAAAAATGCTATCATCAAAATGCAGAACCCAACAATCCCTAGTAATGATTTgacaaaattcttttttttacagattCAGAAGCAGAGGTTGCCGGAGTTTGATCCACATTCCAGCACAAACCGTCACTACAAAATAAATTATCCGCCCCGCTGAATATTTCCTAGTTCTTCCTCCGGGTTTTGCCCCCCACGACACCACCAGATTAAAGCCAATCCGACGGACTTTAACGAAGCCTGGACTCAAAATGATTCCCGCCGAGTTCAGGGGACGTTAAATTTAACGCGTGTCATTGTCGGCGCTTTACGGGGGAGATATACGCTGGCTGGAGGCGGGCAGTCCCGTTTGCCCTTTACCGCAGATGCCCGTCGCCGCCGCGCATAATAACGGCCATCCCTCTGGCTCCAGGGCGCCAGGCTGCACCTAAGCTAATTAGTGACACCCGTATAttttatacacacatacatatatgatATTAAACTTGTAATGAAAGCACAGGCTACTGGGGAATCCTGTGACTCCCCTTTGATTTATGCCAAAACAGATGGCGATTACGCGTAAAGGCCAGAGAGGCAGGACTTTATAGGACGGTTAACGCACTCGTGCAAACAGCCAGCTCAGGCGGCCCACTTTCTCCCCCGTTCTGGAACTTTGGGAGTTTAGAGGTCGGGACTCGAGCCCCTGTCACGTGATCCTGTGGCACATCCGACGTGGTGCCCACATCCCGTCCCTAATACTCATTTTACTGGGATCGATGGACGGAGGCATCCAATGACAATGGCATTCGCCCTACGGAGACATCAGGACGGGAGGTGGCAGGCGGTAGGTCCTGCAGGGGTGCAGACCAGACGCTTTTTATGGCCGCGCCAATGAAATGAGAGGTAAAAGGAAGGGGCGGGGCCTGGGAGGGGTCTGCCAAGGCAGTGCCATCTGTGCACAGAATGTACACAAGGCTGTAAAATAAGGCCCGTTAATGGCAcgaaaataaatcaaatgagATAAATATGGGCCTCGTGGCAGGAGAAACGCGCGTGACTGCGCGCGGGCGCAAAGCGGGCAGCTTGGGAGGCTCAGGCTCACTCTGCTCCAGCTGTAAATCCGACCACATCAGCCGGGCCAAAGCCTCGTCCTCCCCGTATTTCACAGCGGCCAGCCAGGTGCTCGAAGCAGCTCCCATTAGCTAAATATTCGGACACGCTGACGACCCACTGCGACGTCCTAAGTGGAGAGCCTGAGGCCAGCTATGTAGCCTCGGCTTTAAATTGCAGATCCCGAATGAGGCAAGCCGATCCACaacccccccaacacccccccccccacccaagccccATGTCTTCCTTTTGTAGCATCCTGACAAAAGGAGCAGGTTTCCAATTAAACCCCAGCGCTCCGAGGGACATGAGCCATTGTTTGGGTTCCGCAAGTCCGGGGGATGCAATGGCCAGCAGTGACACCAAGGGTAACAGGGGCTGCAAAGGGGGCATTAATTATGGTCCGGGCTCCTTCCAGACACAAGCACGGCGAGCGGGAGCGCGCAGAGGCCGGGAAACAGGACCACTGCACACCGTTAGCgcaggaaacacacacaaaaaaaaacccggCACACCCCTAAGCATCAGCTAACTAGGAATGCTGGGAAAGTAGTCAGTCACAGGACACTAGAACAGGTAAACTGGGAAAGGCAAACCAGGACCACAACAAACAGAGAATGCGGGTAGGCGGGCCAGAATGGTGGGACATGCACGGTTAGCTTGAAGAGTTTGAACGTTAACAATGACGCAGGCGTCCACATTGCGCCCGACTACATTTTCGGAttcaatattttattcacagaaaAACCGTCACAGAACCTGGGAATCCGATCGCCACCTTGCAATATCTCCCGAACGAAAAGTGGCAGCTCATTTTCAAATCAGGAAGTTCACCGTTTTAACGGAAAACAATACCAATGCGCAGGCCATTTTGCAAAAAGACCAGTTTCTATGATAATTCACTTCCCACTCTAATCCTGGTTTGGCTGGTTCATACGAAGACTGAATCTCAAGTGATGGTTTCATTCTCCCAAAAACCGACACTAACAGAAAGCGCAGACCTTTATTCGCTACGAGATTTTCAGCAGGGTCACCGTGTCACATGAACAAATTAATCCCAATGTTAAACTGCATATTTTGCCTTTAATTTTCTCATGTACatgtataataaatattaaaaaggaTCAGCAGGGCAAGACCCCACGGATCAGGCTTGTAGAAACAGGGCATTGAGCTGAACTGAGTCCAATGACACACATTCATTAGCTGAACTGCTGAACTTGACATACTCTCCGCTGAATGGACAGATGCCCTAAACATAGACACgacccaggggtgggggggcaacaGGTTCTGAATGAACCGGTAGGTGTTATAAAAACGGAAAAGCGCCAATGTGACTTCGCATGTTCCCATCGCTGCTACCAGGGAGAACGACATCAAACGGCGCTTTGAGCGCTTGGAGCCCTTATTCCACGTGGCTCTGAACCGAAACTCCGCGCTAAAACAGCCTGGGCACGTCTCCCTTCCCGGAATTCTGCCAAGGCTACCCTAAGAAAGAAGCTCCATCTAAACATACATGGAATCAACCTGGCAATTTCTAGTGCGGCTCTGCAGTACGCTCACCCCTCAGGATACTCGAAAAATTCTAAAACAGTCTCTGCCCAACTGGCTGCTTCACTTTAACCTGCGTCCAGGGTCACTCTAGGGTTCAAACGACTTGTTTGTGAAAGAAAAAcaggaatgaaaaaaaaaaatcttttcgTTAGCATTCTGCTTGACTGGAACGTCAAGAACGTAAATtacccaccaaaaaaaaaaaaaaagcaaaataataagAAAAGAAGCagatatttactttttattgaCCTGGAATGATTAATCACAGCTTGTGGGACACTGATGTAATTACCCACTTGGCTCATGCAGAGAGAGTGGAAACCAACGCCCTCTGAAGCCCAGTATTTTAACATCAgctgccattcacttcattacgGTTTAATTACCTTTGCCTATACTATTCACTTACACTCTTAATTATTAAATAAGCAATACTTGGGAtgaacaacaataacaataacgcCTCCCTCTGCATTGACCTCATTTAGAAGAAGGCGCCGTTTACATAAATACCAGCCTCAACATTGGAAATTACCTCAATGTCTTTAATCAAATTAGCAGATTGTCTGAAAAGGTGAAGATAATATCAACAAACTGAATTACATGGCAAAACCAATTAAAACAGTGATAATGCTACATCAATTTGCTGGCGACGTATCAGGCGAAATAGAATCGCAGTCAACTGGCATTAGGATCCAGGCCAGACAGAGAGGAGAGATATTAACTCCACAGTTGAGAGACAGTATCCAATAAATCCACAGAGATTGGAAGATATAATCAATATGGCGGCACATAAAAACACACGCGGGCACACGCAATGTTCCTTAACCTTGAACCCCTGAACTACAGAACTATCAGGAGGAACAGAGAGCCTGACAGAATAGGGCCCTTTTAACCATTTACAGACCATTTCACAGGGCAGTGATTTTCCATTATCAGCAGATTCATCTAATGCCTGGAGTTGCGGACGTGCAAATTGAGATTTTGCGAATTCCCCTTCACCGAGAATTAATGGGATAGCCACTTGGTAGTCATGTAATTACCCAGAAATGTCGGCTCTCTTACCTGCGGTCCCTGACAGTTCCACGCTCAATGTGCGTTCAATGGTTTTGTTTTCAAACGGTGATCCCTTGTGGTCACTGAAACAGAAGAGGGACACATTTTGCCACAAGAGTGAAAATcttgtttggttttgtttggTCAATGGTCTTACAAATGGAAATGAAACGAACTATGTGCCTCAGTTTTtagttttcttgtttttttttttgtttgctggtTTGTTTCGTTTCTGGTTTTCGCTTGTCTATAAAATGTTTGAAAAACTCTCTCACTTACTTTGGAGACTCTGGGGTCAAAGGAAGTGGCAAGATGGTTGGTTTGGCTGTAGAACACAAAGGAGCATGGATAATTATTTAACTAGTCCACACTGAGCGAGGAAGCAATCACTTCCACAACTAAGTTCCAGTCTCAGATTTGATCACTGATAGCGGTGTGGTTAGAAACACAACCCTGTAATGttctgaggttttttttctttaattatttaatgtgGTTATTAAATTAGACCCCTTTTTTGACTGAAAATTCATTGTTTGAGGCAGGATGAGGTAATGACATACACATTCTCAATGTGAAACTAACTTGGctgaacaaaaaaacagcacaaaccTTGAACAACACAATGTCTGAAACCTGACTACAAGACTTAGAAGTAATTTTGCATGCAGAGAAACAAAGCAGAAATAGAAAGAAGAGTCAGAGAAGCTTATGCAGTTGCCTGAGGTGCTGATTATCTCCAACTGCAACTAAGGAATGCTTTCCAGTTAAACAACTATATCATTATTGCAGTGCTTGGCTATAGCGGTATACACAAACATTCAGCTCAATCTACCCAGAAATGGGTTGGCTTCAAATGCATTAACGCATTAAGACATAACTGCATCCTCCTGTCCCATTTACAGAGGCTGCTAGTGCTGCGTGAATTGAATGCGCCTTGCATATACGCAGCCTGTCTTTACTCCTGTTGTGACGCACACGCTCAGACTGGCTGTTAGGTTTGGATTAATGCAGCGGTTAGTAGGTAGTCAAACTCGGAAGCGGTTAGAGTTGGAGAGGGGAGGAAGGAGGGACAGGGATGCTGCGATGATTACCTAACAACGGAAGGACCTGGTCGCCGGGGTGCCTGCAGAGTGCCTGCGTGTGTAGGTGCGGCTCTTGTGTGACGGAGGGCTCAAGGTCTCCTACGGGAATTACGGAGTCCGGAAAGAGCGGGCTCAGAAGGCCCGGTGAGTATGACACGGGGCTGCCCAAGACGTCGCCATCAACATCGTCCTTGGCATGGTCACCCCGCTCCGTATGCCCGACCGTCACCTTCATCTCGACCCCTTCACCTAACTCTCTGGCCTGAAAGGCTGGCTCGCCTGGACCCTCGGATATTGGGTGTTCTGGGGCATGCCGTTTGGCCTGAAAAAGGCCCTGGCTGCCCGTCATGGCCTCCTTGCTGGCCTGCCTGGAAGACCCATCGCTTTCCCAGGTGCGAGGAAGCGTCTTTCTCGCCGGAGGGCTTGCGGACAGACCCCAGTGGCTCGGGTGACGGACTGCCTTCCGGTTTGACGTTAGCAACTTGCTAAGCAGAGGGTGTTCCGGCGCCTCCCGTTTCCTGATGGTCACCGTGATGTGCCTATCTGCATGTCTGGCCCCGCCCAAGTTCTGGCTAGCCAAAGTGCGGGCCTCCTCACGGCAATGCTCACAGCTGTCGGGCTGACCcgtctctcttggggggagaGAGTAAGAATGCATGTACCTAATGAACCTAGCGGCAGGCAGGTGCCCCGTATCCAGGGAGGACTGCTGACCTGGAGGCCTTCCTTCTCTGCCGGGCGGCCCGTGCTCCAGTCTGGGGCACATGTGGCCATTCCTACGGGGTCCCGGGGCGACGGGAGAGGGTGCTGCGGGTTCAGACCGTCCCTCAGTGCCGGCCCCACAAACGCAACGGCTCCACCGCCCACCGCTCACACCTGCCACCCCACATGCTCCAGCAGCCCGGCTCTCACCTCGCTGGGGATGCGACGGCTGCCGCGGAGGCAGAGACGGCACGGGTGCGGGGGGCGGCTTCGTCTTGGAGGAGGACGATGAGCAGGAGGAAGACAGTGAGGAGAAGGAGGATGTGGAAGAGGAGGACGGGGAcgacgaggaagaggaggctCCTCCAGCTTTGTCCTTgccgctgttgctgctgctgccgctgccggCTTGGCCGCCTCGCTTTTGGCTTGCTTTGGTCCGCAGGACCTCATCGCTGGCTGTGAGGTACTTGAGCAGCTCGGTACAAGGGCGCCTCACTGGCCTGTTCTGCTGCGGGATGGAACTCCTCTGCTTGCCGTTCCAGGGGTTCTCTGTCTGCATCAATTCAAGAATTCAAACTTAACAAGATATGCTTGAAactatcccccccaccccccaacaaaaCAGTAGCTGATGGCTGCCACTTGTGCTCCCAGTTTGATCTTGGGGGTGGGGCGAGAGCACAGCCTCCTCAGGGAGCCCTCGAGTCATTCTGCCTCACCGGCGAATGAGTCAAAGCCCCGTTTTAAAATAGACTTCAGAAACACATCAGCGAAATCACAAAATAGCTTTTTCTATATTTGCCAATTTGCAGAACTACACTCGATGTCTCATATCAGCCATGTTCTCGGATTCACGACTGATTTGCCCATTTCTGCTTCGCGGAAACTTGACAGATTTGCCcatttctgaaacaatctcctGCAAAGTGGtacttaatttttaaaaattgttttctgCACCTTCATTGATAATTTAAAACATTCAActaaaaatgtcttaaaatatGGTCACTCAGCTTCTGCCCAAAGTTAATGTAAAATGCACGTAATTCAAAtgaatatactttttttttcataattaaGGTTTAAAGACACAATTCCCTTTACCTGATTCATGTGAACAATGTGACAATGTTAAGGAAGAGGCGTGACATGCAGTATGACAgcttttatatgtttataatttCAGGCAATGATAGTGATCCTTTTTtcttatcatcatcatcataaataGTATTTATTACTGCCTTATTCCAGCATGTAAAATCTTAGGGTTTCATTAAAATTTCATCTTGCCCACAGCAAACCGCAAGCAGCTTATCTGCGGCGTTGCGCGGGAGCGGCGCAGTGTGTGTGGCTACCTTGGCGATGCCGGGCGGCGGTCGGAGCCGCTGACTGCCTGCCACATGGCTCTGCGCCTTGCTGCCTGGGTATTGACCGTAGTCGAGCTGTGAGTTAGTGGGCGCCAACAGAAGCTTCTTCAGCTGAGGAGAGAAGGTGGGACAGGAGGATGAGTGAGTTCCGGCTGCCCATGACCGCACTCAAGGATACCATCGCGGTCAGTGTCTAACGGACGTTTTCTGAGCAGTGCTGTGGGTGCCGGGTAATCAGGTTTATTTGCGGAGGaagacatgcacacaaacagcgCATGCAGGCTCAGATCTTACAAATATGTCCAGCAGCCGCCTGTTGACACAACACAACATCCCCAAAGGGACCGAGTGTCCAAGGCATGTGTTCATGCAACATGGATGTGTGTCAGTGGTCCAATGTAAAGCCAAATtaaccaaaactgaagcaaaacAGAGCTTGGCTTCCAGGGCTGATGGCCTACGCTGCCTGCTGATGGAGAATCCCGGCTGTGGGCGGCAGACAGAAAGCCCTCACTACCCACGCTCCTCTGGGGTGAACGAACGGACGTGTAGAAGGGTTTTCTTTGAATCCAGCCCGCAGTCAGGCTTGATTTAGCACAACTGGACTCGGACAACCTGCATCGCATGCTGCCTAGCAACGACATACAGCGAACACAGATCGATGTCCATTTTTGTGGCTTAGATTAAGGTTGGGCAATCCTGCCCTGGGGGGACagtcaattaattaattaaacttggATAGACAATACCGTCACCTGACTGTAAAGATCAGTGGACGATTCACATGTATGAAAACCAGGTGATGTCATTTTCTATCCAAACAACATCTTTAGTTAATCAGTCGAAGGCTGGGCTTCAATAAAAGACTACAATGCCTACAGTTACCCTGGGATGTGATTGGATACCGTTGGCTTAGATCCACTACCAAGGCCACCCAGGCTAAATCACTTCAAACCAGTGTCCTTGCACCATGACAGCGTCTTGCTGTAAGTGTCGCATGCTACCAGAGTCGGGAAAACAGAGCCCTGTTCGTTGAAGGCGTATGAAGGACTTTCCTATAGCACCTGTCAACATGATACTTAACCTGAGCCGCTCTAGTTAATTATCCGGCAGTATCATTATCCGCCTTCAGGAGTCCAGGGACAGGAAGTGGGTGGAGGTCGTGGGTGGACATTGATCATTTCCAGCTTTAGGTGTCCTACCAGAGACGGCTCCTCAGCTTCCTGCGCAGGTGGCGAGCCGTCGGGCGTGGAGGGACAGCTCTGCTCGCTGGTGTTGGTCACATCCCCGTCCGCCAGGGCCTCGAACGAAGGCAGGCCATCCTCGTCCACCGGGATGCTGTCCAAGGTCTCCGTGAGGACTGCCAGGAGATTGGCCTCATTCTCCTCATCTATCTTCTTAGGAGCGGAAAAGGGGGGGAATAGCACAGTTTAAAAGACtcatgatacattttttttttgttattttagtaccatgttttgttagcatggaaatatctttttttttttcctgcaataAACATCCGCACTGCCGCTCCTTttaaattctctctctctctgtttcgcCATGAGTCAGATCAGTCACTCACGCGGAAGGCGCGCGGCTTAGCGGACCAAAATAATACACGCCCAAAGAAACCCATTAGTGCGGCAGACGTGCGCTTACACATTCCGCACAGCCggggaacgggggggggggggcgcaaaaCAATGGAGAGGAGGCTGACTGGCTTCAATCTTTGACGCTCTCTGCGGAAAGGAGTGATGACATGTCGACAAGATGTTCGCTAAAAGTCCCGAGATAAGAAGAATTATGGTGCGCTAATGCCGAACAAATGCCTTTAAAAGTATATCAGGAGCCACAGGAGCTGAAGGATTGAGCAAATGAAAATCTGTCACTTCTTTTCTTTGAAGATGCCTCAGCCTATTCATGTTGTATTACAGAGCAAAGTAATAATAGCAAAGATGCACTTTGTTGAGGAAGGTACAGGTTCCAGCATTAAACCCAGAGCGCTCAGCTTGGCCAGGTCCCAGCATCAAGCTCATAGGACACAAGAGATCAGATTCCAgctttttgcccacaggactcaCAGGTCTGGTTCCAGCATTAAGACTATTGGCCAAAATAGGCCAGGTTCCAATATTAAACCCATAGCACTCAGTTTGGCCAAGTTCCAGCATTATGATCATGGATAAAACAGATCAGATTCCAGCATAAATCCCACAGGAATCACAAGCCAGGTTCCAGCATTAAGATCACTGGATAAAACACATCAGGTTCCACAATCAATCCCCTAGGAATCACAGGCCAGGTTCCAGCATTAAACCCACTGGACACCCAGGCCAGGTTCCAGCACCAAACCCAAAAGCACCCAACTAGCATCCCATAGGACTGGCAGGCCAGGTTCTCCTTGGAGGAAATGCGGTGTACAACATGATCTTTTACAGTCACGCCTCTTTAAGTTTCCATATGGTCACATGCTGTTAAGACCACATTTTAAATACACAGAGAACAGCAAACGGATAAACCTACAGGCGAGATCTCAAACAGGCCGTGTGCAGGGTGACCGCGTGTGCAGGGTGACCATGTTTCCTGGGTGACCGCGTGTGCAGGGTGACCATGGTTTCCTGGGTGACCGCGTGTGCAGGGTGACCATGTTTCCTGGGTGACCGCGTGTGCAGGGTGACCATGTTTCCTGGGTGACCGTGTGTACAGGGTGACCGCGTGTCCAGGGTGACCGCGTTTCAACGTTTACTGTCCCCAAGCTGACCGTACACCCAGGATGGCCATGTCCCCAAGGTGACCGTACACCCAGGATGGCCATGTTTCCAAGGTGACCGCGCGCCCAGGTTGACTGCGTGTCCTACGACATGCTGTTCAGGGTCCATACACGGGCAGCAGTAATCTCTAGTTAACATTTCAGACTGTTAACCAAAATGCCAGCAGGGGCCTCGCAAAGCCGCTTGTAAGCATTTCCCAGGGAATTAATGTGCAGTTATAATGCAAACACAGAGGCCCAGATTACCACTAAGGGGGCCAGGTGCCAGTCAGGGGGGGTCATGACAGAGGTACCCAAGCGCTGACATGCCATTCCGGATCATTCTGAGGCACAGCTCCGATACCTGGCCGTCGTGAAAGTGCCCATTTCTGGCACCTGCTGGGCAGCGCAATTGATGCAGAGTGATGCTGTAATGCGCCAATGCATTCCTCACGCTCGGAGGGATCCGCATGTGTCCGTCCGAGCATGTCCACagttgtgtgtgtctctcttcatgggtgtgtgtgcacacgCGCTGAATGTATCCGTAACCCAGTCTGTATATATTTATGCGTGCGACTCTCTGTATGTGCAGTCGCGCATGTCTGTTTGCCCCATTAATCTAATGTTTCCCAGCCTAGTACCAGCTCCATAGCCAAAAATCTAAAACAACATTACATACATGTAA contains the following coding sequences:
- the ppargc1a gene encoding peroxisome proliferator-activated receptor gamma coactivator 1-alpha isoform X1, whose translation is MAWDRCNQDSVWTELECAALVGEDQPLCPDLPELDLSELDVSDLDADSFLGGFKWYSDQSEVISSQYGNEAANLFEKIDEENEANLLAVLTETLDSIPVDEDGLPSFEALADGDVTNTSEQSCPSTPDGSPPAQEAEEPSLLKKLLLAPTNSQLDYGQYPGSKAQSHVAGSQRLRPPPGIAKTENPWNGKQRSSIPQQNRPVRRPCTELLKYLTASDEVLRTKASQKRGGQAGSGSSSNSGKDKAGGASSSSSSPSSSSTSSFSSLSSSCSSSSSKTKPPPAPVPSLPPRQPSHPQRGESRAAGACGVAGVSGGRWSRCVCGAGTEGRSEPAAPSPVAPGPRRNGHMCPRLEHGPPGREGRPPGQQSSLDTGHLPAARFIRYMHSYSLPPRETGQPDSCEHCREEARTLASQNLGGARHADRHITVTIRKREAPEHPLLSKLLTSNRKAVRHPSHWGLSASPPARKTLPRTWESDGSSRQASKEAMTGSQGLFQAKRHAPEHPISEGPGEPAFQARELGEGVEMKVTVGHTERGDHAKDDVDGDVLGSPVSYSPGLLSPLFPDSVIPVGDLEPSVTQEPHLHTQALCRHPGDQVLPLLAKPTILPLPLTPESPNDHKGSPFENKTIERTLSVELSGTAGLTPPTTPPHKTSQENPFKPSMKTKLPSCPSSAMGSKRARLCDNTPLPATAGTVALEGAEHGELYAQLSKASAPSAKRGAPRAMGDHDYCQSTGTSAGRDVSLCSQPAGPERRCAECADSGQPSSPPSSSSSSSSSSLAGQSGNGSESETGLGRQDTPEDQPAPARQLSSTARKPLLDQEIRAELNRHFGPPQRAVSIDVESERPLPPEDIGAWDDYLPPGLPLEDSEDERELLLCPWETSPLDLLFESSPSCSPYSCSPSRASVSPPAVSPQRFHWPCSRSTSRRRQPSPCPRSRSPYSRSGSRSRHHADTGTCKSRTQRSPQTQSRPRCDSYEEHQYECLRRDDHRRDHERRESDRVQQRDGQRKKAAEERRTLCVGRLRPDGGRGELRRRFEVFGEIEECAFSLRDDGDTFGFITYRYSCDAFAALENGHTLRRPNEPPFELCFGGRKQFCRLSYTELESHCDDFDPASTKSKYDSMDFDSLLREAQHSLKR
- the ppargc1a gene encoding peroxisome proliferator-activated receptor gamma coactivator 1-alpha isoform X2, giving the protein MAWDRCNQDSVWTELECAALVGEDQPLCPDLPELDLSELDVSDLDADSFLGGFKWYSDQSEVISSQYGNEAANLFEIDEENEANLLAVLTETLDSIPVDEDGLPSFEALADGDVTNTSEQSCPSTPDGSPPAQEAEEPSLLKKLLLAPTNSQLDYGQYPGSKAQSHVAGSQRLRPPPGIAKTENPWNGKQRSSIPQQNRPVRRPCTELLKYLTASDEVLRTKASQKRGGQAGSGSSSNSGKDKAGGASSSSSSPSSSSTSSFSSLSSSCSSSSSKTKPPPAPVPSLPPRQPSHPQRGESRAAGACGVAGVSGGRWSRCVCGAGTEGRSEPAAPSPVAPGPRRNGHMCPRLEHGPPGREGRPPGQQSSLDTGHLPAARFIRYMHSYSLPPRETGQPDSCEHCREEARTLASQNLGGARHADRHITVTIRKREAPEHPLLSKLLTSNRKAVRHPSHWGLSASPPARKTLPRTWESDGSSRQASKEAMTGSQGLFQAKRHAPEHPISEGPGEPAFQARELGEGVEMKVTVGHTERGDHAKDDVDGDVLGSPVSYSPGLLSPLFPDSVIPVGDLEPSVTQEPHLHTQALCRHPGDQVLPLLAKPTILPLPLTPESPNDHKGSPFENKTIERTLSVELSGTAGLTPPTTPPHKTSQENPFKPSMKTKLPSCPSSAMGSKRARLCDNTPLPATAGTVALEGAEHGELYAQLSKASAPSAKRGAPRAMGDHDYCQSTGTSAGRDVSLCSQPAGPERRCAECADSGQPSSPPSSSSSSSSSSLAGQSGNGSESETGLGRQDTPEDQPAPARQLSSTARKPLLDQEIRAELNRHFGPPQRAVSIDVESERPLPPEDIGAWDDYLPPGLPLEDSEDERELLLCPWETSPLDLLFESSPSCSPYSCSPSRASVSPPAVSPQRFHWPCSRSTSRRRQPSPCPRSRSPYSRSGSRSRHHADTGTCKSRTQRSPQTQSRPRCDSYEEHQYECLRRDDHRRDHERRESDRVQQRDGQRKKAAEERRTLCVGRLRPDGGRGELRRRFEVFGEIEECAFSLRDDGDTFGFITYRYSCDAFAALENGHTLRRPNEPPFELCFGGRKQFCRLSYTELESHCDDFDPASTKSKYDSMDFDSLLREAQHSLKR
- the ppargc1a gene encoding peroxisome proliferator-activated receptor gamma coactivator 1-alpha isoform X3, with the protein product MAWDRCNQDSVWTELECAALVGEDQPLCPDLPELDLSELDVSDLDADSFLGGFKWYSDQSEVISSQYGNEAANLFEKIDEENEANLLAVLTETLDSIPVDEDGLPSFEALADGDVTNTSEQSCPSTPDGSPPAQEAEEPSLLKKLLLAPTNSQLDYGQYPGSKAQSHVAGSQRLRPPPGIAKTENPWNGKQRSSIPQQNRPVRRPCTELLKYLTASDEVLRTKASQKRGGQAGSGSSSNSGKDKAGGASSSSSSPSSSSTSSFSSLSSSCSSSSSKTKPPPAPVPSLPPRQPSHPQRAPSPVAPGPRRNGHMCPRLEHGPPGREGRPPGQQSSLDTGHLPAARFIRYMHSYSLPPRETGQPDSCEHCREEARTLASQNLGGARHADRHITVTIRKREAPEHPLLSKLLTSNRKAVRHPSHWGLSASPPARKTLPRTWESDGSSRQASKEAMTGSQGLFQAKRHAPEHPISEGPGEPAFQARELGEGVEMKVTVGHTERGDHAKDDVDGDVLGSPVSYSPGLLSPLFPDSVIPVGDLEPSVTQEPHLHTQALCRHPGDQVLPLLAKPTILPLPLTPESPNDHKGSPFENKTIERTLSVELSGTAGLTPPTTPPHKTSQENPFKPSMKTKLPSCPSSAMGSKRARLCDNTPLPATAGTVALEGAEHGELYAQLSKASAPSAKRGAPRAMGDHDYCQSTGTSAGRDVSLCSQPAGPERRCAECADSGQPSSPPSSSSSSSSSSLAGQSGNGSESETGLGRQDTPEDQPAPARQLSSTARKPLLDQEIRAELNRHFGPPQRAVSIDVESERPLPPEDIGAWDDYLPPGLPLEDSEDERELLLCPWETSPLDLLFESSPSCSPYSCSPSRASVSPPAVSPQRFHWPCSRSTSRRRQPSPCPRSRSPYSRSGSRSRHHADTGTCKSRTQRSPQTQSRPRCDSYEEHQYECLRRDDHRRDHERRESDRVQQRDGQRKKAAEERRTLCVGRLRPDGGRGELRRRFEVFGEIEECAFSLRDDGDTFGFITYRYSCDAFAALENGHTLRRPNEPPFELCFGGRKQFCRLSYTELESHCDDFDPASTKSKYDSMDFDSLLREAQHSLKR